CCGTGGCCGACAATGCCAGCGCCGGCACCAGCCGGAAGCCGGTCAACCAGTCTCCCGACAAAGCGTAGGACCACGCCGCCAACATCGGTACCAGCGGCGGCTGATCGACATAGCCCCAGGCGAGACGCTGGCCGCAAACGATGAAGTACAGCTCGTCACGGTTGATGCCGTAGCCGGCATTGAAGAGAAGGTGGAGCAGGAGGGTAATCCCGCCCAGCACCAATGATGGACGCAGCCATCGCTGTAAATGAACGGGCATCTATATCCCCTCGTGCACGCGCGCACCCCAAAGTAGGGTTGGGCCGCCGACGGCGGCGAAAGATCGTATCCCAACCCGTGGTGTAACTACGGCGGTGTGATCACCGCGATCTCCGGCTTGGGCCGGATCGGTCAGACGGCCACAGCGGGCATACATAGGGATACGTGCAGAGCTTGCCGGGATTTCAATGGTCTGTCCCCCTGCAATCGCCTTACCCGTCCACAAATCATGCCACTCGCCGCGGGGCAGGATCACGGTGCGCGAAGTCTCGCCTTCGAAATCTAAAGCACTTACGGCGCTTGCCCCTTCCCAATTCGTGCGCCGTGCTCATCAATGACCTGCTCGCCGTCCTCCTTGGTGAAGGTGCCGCGCTGCGGCAGGGGCAGGATATCGAGCACCACCTCGGACGGCCGGCATAGCTTTACGCCCCAGGGCGTGACGACGAGGGGGCGATTAATGAGGATCGAGTTCGCCATCATGGCGTCGAGTAACCGCGCGTCGCTTAAGGTCTCATCGCACAGCCCGAGTTCGGCATACGGGGTACCCTTTTCCCGCAGAAGCGCACGCGGCTCCATTTGCATTCTCTCAAGCAACGATTCAAGGGTTGCGCGATCGGGCGGTGTTTTTAAGTATTCGATGATGCGGGGTTCGATACCGGCGTTTCGAATCAGCGCCAAGACGTTGCGCGAGGTCGCACACCCGGGATTGTGATAAATCGTAACCTCGATCGGCGCGTCAGCCACGGGCCGCCTCCCCGTCAAATGCGTCGACGAGCGCCGCCACGGGAGTCTGCGTCGCGGACGAGGCGGAAAGTCTGGACGAAGGGAATAGAAATCGCGCGAGCGCCCCGGTGAGTTGAGCTGCGATAAAAGCCGGCACATCGACGGGGCGAATTCCGGAGAAGGTATTGGTGAGCGATCGCGCGATGGTGATCGCGGGATTTGCGAAGTACGTTGCGGCCGTGAACCAATAGGCCGCGCCGAGCAGCTCGATCGCGCCCGGATTTATCGTTCCCGTTGGATGACTGCCGGCTAGATCGGCCGTCGGCCGCCCTGCAGCATTAAGCAGTTGCGAGACCGCGGATAGGTCGGCCGAGTGGCCACGGCGGATGGTGGTCGGCGGCGTCATTTGGAGCAGCAGCTCGATCTGGCGGCGAACGCTTCCGCTTTCGCCGTCGGCACGCAGCATGCGGCCTGGGGACTTCCGTCAGGCACAGTCGATTCGCCGTGATTGAAGACCGGCGTGTCTTTCCCGTAGACCGGGATGCTGCCCAAGGTGTGAAAGGTCTCCCAGGCGATGCCGGTCGGATCAGTGACCCAATACTTGTTTGACTGGGCGTAGCAACAGGGCTGATCGTCCTCTTGGATCAGACGCGCATCGGCCGCCTGCAACTGCGTGTGCATGCCGCGCAGCTCCTCGTCGGTCTCGACCTGAAACCCTAGGTGATTGACACCGACCGGTTGGCGGCGCGTCGAGATCGCGAAATTCACACGCGGATCCTCGAGCATCCACTTCGCGTAGTCCGATTGGCGTACCGTTGGCTCCGCGGCGAACAAGGTCGAATAGAAGCGGATCGATTGATCGAGATTCTCGACGCTCACATGCAGGTGGAATCGTTTCATGCTCGTCTCCTCTTGGGTTGACTGCCCTCGGCCGCCACAGGGCTGCAGGTTGGGCCGCAATCTTTACCCGCCAGCACACAGCAGTTCTCGGTGAGAAAAGCCAATAGCTGATTCATGCGCGGAAAATTCGGGCTGTAGTACAAGAAGCGTCCCTCGCGCCTGGCCTCGATGAGGTTGGCGCGCTGCAGCTCCTTCAGATGGAACGAAAGCGTTGGGCCTGGCACGTCGAGCTTTTCGCTCAACTGACCGGGGGTATAGCCCTCGGGACCTCGTTTTACCAGGAGTCGGAACAGGGCCAGGCGTGATTCTTGGGCTAGAGCGGCCAGGGATTCGACAACTTCACTTGATTTCATGATTCCAATTTTATGGAAATGCCATTCGATCGTCAACCTCCAAGCTCAACTCACCCAGAGTCAGTCTTCCGCGCGTAGTGTCGCCACGCGCGAAGCCGTCAGATCGGCGCCTTTGGCACCAAAGAGCGCAGTGACGTAATTCGCCACCGCAGCGATTTCCGCATCCGAGTAGGTGCTGCCGAACGCCGGCATATTCTCCGCATCGACCCGGTAGTGCCGCTTGCCGCCGCCGATGATCACCTGTGCAACGTTAGTGGCCGTGGGATCATTCACGGAACGTGTTCCGGTCAGAGAGGCGAACGGGATCACTGGGCTGATACCGGTCCATCCGTGGCATCCAGCACAAGCGCCCTCGTACACTTGCTTTCCGCGATTATTGGCCACATCAGTCTGTGTGACAGTGGCAGGCTCTGGTCGCGGGGCGGGCAAATCGGAACTTGACACACTAGGCACGGTACGCAAGTACGCCACCATCGCGGTGACATCGGTAGGTTTTAAGTGACTTAAACTCTCATCGACCGCTTCGCCCATGGGACCCGAGGCCGTGCCGCGGCCCTCGGCATGACCGATCGACAAATAGCGCGCAAGATCCGCATCGCTCCACGCACCCACGCCGGCGCTTTGATCCGGAGTGATATTGTAGGCGCGCCATCCGGCCTGTACCGCACCGCTAAATTTCTGTCGGTTGTTGAGTGCAAAAGCCAAATTCCTCGGGGTATGGCACTCGCCGCAATGACCCATCGCTTCCACCAGATAGGCTCCACGATTCCATTCATCGGTGCGGTCCACATGCGGCTGGTAGCGGCGGTCCGCGTTGAACATCGCTGACCATATGCCCATGAGCGCGCGCTGATTGAAGGGGAAAGAAAGGGTATTTTGCTGCGCGGGGGCGTGCACGGGCTTCAATGAAAACAAGTACGCCTTAATCGCCAGCGCATCCGCGTCCGACATGTACGTATAGCTGGGATAGGGCATCGCAGGATACAGCCGGGTATTGCCTTTGCCGATTCCCTTATGAACGGCGTTCAAGAAGTCCGCGTCGCTATAACCGCCGATGCCGGTCTCGGCGTCTGGGGTAATATTGGTCGAATAAATCCTGCCGAAGGGAAGTACAAATGCCAAGCCGCCCGCAAACGGCGCGCCATCTTTGGCGGTATGGCATACCTCGCAATCTGCCGCGCGTGTCAGATACTCGCCGCGTTCTATGAGGCTCGCCGACTTCAACTCCGCCGGTACTCCGGTGGGGTCTTGTCCTTGATAGGCCCGCAGCTCGACGGTTTTGCCGCCGGCAAAGGCGGTTGGCGAGGGCCCGAACGCCATGTAGCCCGTGACAACGAGACCGACGCCAACGAGAATCGCGAGAGTCCATAAGATCGGATGCGAAGCGCGCCCAGGCTTCGAGTTCATACGGCACCTATAGTCGGGAACGGGAGCACATGCATTCGTTTGCCAGTGGCGGCAAAAATTGCATTGGCCACTGCGGGCCCAATTGGGGCCACCCCGGGCTCACCGACGCCGGTCGGCGCTTCCGCGGAAGGTACGATGTGCACTTCCACCTTCGGCATTTCATTCATCCGCAACACGCGGTAGCTGTTGAAATTGCGTTGTTCGACACGGCCATTTTTCAGCGTGATCTCGCCATACATCACCGCACCGAGCCCAAAGCCCACGCCGCCCTCCATTTGCGCCGTGATGATGTCGGGATTGATGGGCGTGCCGCAGTCGACGGCACACACCACGCGATCCACTTTCACGTGGCCGTCCTTGTCGACG
The Pirellulales bacterium DNA segment above includes these coding regions:
- the arsC gene encoding arsenate reductase (glutaredoxin) (This arsenate reductase requires both glutathione and glutaredoxin to convert arsenate to arsenite, after which the efflux transporter formed by ArsA and ArsB can extrude the arsenite from the cell, providing resistance.), giving the protein MADAPIEVTIYHNPGCATSRNVLALIRNAGIEPRIIEYLKTPPDRATLESLLERMQMEPRALLREKGTPYAELGLCDETLSDARLLDAMMANSILINRPLVVTPWGVKLCRPSEVVLDILPLPQRGTFTKEDGEQVIDEHGARIGKGQAP
- a CDS encoding ArsI/CadI family heavy metal resistance metalloenzyme encodes the protein MKRFHLHVSVENLDQSIRFYSTLFAAEPTVRQSDYAKWMLEDPRVNFAISTRRQPVGVNHLGFQVETDEELRGMHTQLQAADARLIQEDDQPCCYAQSNKYWVTDPTGIAWETFHTLGSIPVYGKDTPVFNHGESTVPDGSPQAACCVPTAKAEAFAARSSCCSK
- a CDS encoding metalloregulator ArsR/SmtB family transcription factor; this translates as MKSSEVVESLAALAQESRLALFRLLVKRGPEGYTPGQLSEKLDVPGPTLSFHLKELQRANLIEARREGRFLYYSPNFPRMNQLLAFLTENCCVLAGKDCGPTCSPVAAEGSQPKRRRA
- a CDS encoding cytochrome c, which gives rise to MNSKPGRASHPILWTLAILVGVGLVVTGYMAFGPSPTAFAGGKTVELRAYQGQDPTGVPAELKSASLIERGEYLTRAADCEVCHTAKDGAPFAGGLAFVLPFGRIYSTNITPDAETGIGGYSDADFLNAVHKGIGKGNTRLYPAMPYPSYTYMSDADALAIKAYLFSLKPVHAPAQQNTLSFPFNQRALMGIWSAMFNADRRYQPHVDRTDEWNRGAYLVEAMGHCGECHTPRNLAFALNNRQKFSGAVQAGWRAYNITPDQSAGVGAWSDADLARYLSIGHAEGRGTASGPMGEAVDESLSHLKPTDVTAMVAYLRTVPSVSSSDLPAPRPEPATVTQTDVANNRGKQVYEGACAGCHGWTGISPVIPFASLTGTRSVNDPTATNVAQVIIGGGKRHYRVDAENMPAFGSTYSDAEIAAVANYVTALFGAKGADLTASRVATLRAED